A stretch of DNA from Rheinheimera sp. MMS21-TC3:
AGTTTTAGGCTCCAGCATTCCTTTTTCTGACGACATTATTGTTAAAGCAACCGAGCATAATTTAACTACAGCCAAACAAATGCAGTTTGACTCTATGGTGTTTGCTGGTGACAAAATGCAATTAGTCACGGTTAAAGCTGTTAGTGATGCCTACCCATTGCGTGGCGCTTTATTACTTAACCGCAGCCTAAATGTAGGTGATGGCTTTGAGCATAAGCGACCTTTACAGCAAGTATGGTTAGAGCCGCGTTTATTTGAATTATTAAGTATTAAACCAGGCGCGCAAATAGAACTAGGAGCAGCTAAGTTTACTGTCGCTGGCATAATTAAAAGTGAGCCTGATGCGCCTTTAAGTGTATTTACGGCAGCACCTAGGTTATTAATGAATATTGCGGACATTCCGGCCACAGAGATTGTGCAGCCGGGTAGCCGCATCAGCTATCGCTATTTGTTCTCAGGCGCCAGTAATGATTTAGCGCGATTTGAAGCTGCACTGAATACAAATTTATCGGTACATCATAAATGGCAGGATCTTGATAGTGAATCAGCCATTGGTAGCGCTTTAAACCGTGCTGAGCGCTTTTTATTACTAGCCGGTTTGTTAGGTATAGTGCTAGCGGCCTGCGCATCCGCTGTAGCAGCAAATCGTTATGGCCAAAGGCATATTCAAGCTGTGGCGGTAATTAAAGCCTTAGGGGCTAGCACACAGCAGGTAAGGTTGATCTATGGTAGTCATTTAGCATTAGTGACGGTTTTTAGTTTAGTTATTGGCTTAGTAGTGGGGCAAGTTGCAATAGCTGTAGCTCAATGGGGAATTCAGCAGTATTTTGCTGATTTTATAGCTGAATTAAACTTTAGGCCTATAGTGTTAGGAGCGATAACCTGTATTATTTGTGCCACTTTGTTTGCTGGTCGACCTTTATGGTTGTTGTCCAATACTGCAGCTATGGTGGTATTAAAGCGACCATCTGGCCTTGAGTTTAAAATTGATATTTTGCAGTTTGTTACCGGTGGCTTAGCCGTATTTTTATTAATGTGGTTATTTAGTGGTGAATTATTACTTAGTCTAGGGTTATTTATACTTTGTTTATTATTTTCCATCATTTTATTACTTTGTGCAGCGGCTATTGTTCGTTTAGCCAAGCCTATGGCTGCAGGACAGAGTAGTGCGAGTCGTCTTGCTTTAGCTAATTTGCGGCGTAGATTATGGGCAAATAGCTTTCAGCTAATTACATTTAGTTTAGCGATCTTCTTATTTTTACTATTGTATTTCTTGCGCACTGAGCTAATGGAGCAATGGCAAAAGCAAATTCCTGACGGGGCGCCAAATCACTTTTTAGTTAATGTGACTAAGTCACAACAACAACAGTTAACAGCGTTTGCAGCAGAGCATAATTTAACCTTAGATGCTTTTTATCCAGTAGTACGTGGCCGTTTAACCACTATTAATGGCCAGGTTGTGACAGAAGCTGCCAGTAAAGAAGAGACGGGTGAACAACGAGTAGGTGTGGGCCGTGAGCTTAATTTAACTTGGTTAACTGAATTACCAACTAATAATGAGTTGGTAGAGGGGCTTTGGTTTACTGAAGCCAGCAAAGCTGAAGTATCAATAGAAGCCCAGTTAGCCGAGCGGTTAGGATTAAAATTAAATGATAAATTAAGCTTTTCTATCGGTGGTCAGCAAGTTAGTGCGGTTGTTAGTAGCATCCGCAGTGTAGACTGGAATAGCTTACAGCCTAACTTTTATATGATTTTAAGTCCTGATGTACTGGCTGACTTTCCATCCACGGCTATTACTGCATTTTATTTAGCCCCAGACAAGCAATTATTGCTAAATAAGTTAGCGCGATTAATGCCAACAGTAACGGTCATAAGTGTTGATGCAATTATTAAACAAGTTAATGCAATTATTAGCCAAGTTAGTTTAGCTTTAAGCTTTATTTTAATTATTATTGCGCTTGCCGCTGGGCTAGTGTTAATCGCTCAAGTACAGGCAACGCTCGAGCAACGTGAGCAAGAGTTGGCAATTTTACGTACTTTAGGTGCTCAGTATGCTTTTTTACGTAATGCGCTTTTATTAGAATTTGCATTATTAGGCGCTTTAGCCGGCAGCTTTGCTACTGTATTAGCTGAAATATTATTATTTGTAATTCAACAGCGGGTCTTTAACTTAGCCTTTCAACCACATTGGCAGCTATGGTGGTTGGGGCCAACAATTGGCGTAATAATGGTAACAGTATTAGGCTGGTGGCAACTTAAACGCTTGTTACAAATCCCAAGTGGCCTCTTAGTACGTAAAGTGCTAACGGGCTAAGATAGCAGTTAAAGCGTCATCTAACTGTGGATAAGCAAACTGAAAACTTGCCGCAGTTAGCCTAGCAGGAACAACACGTTGGCTGTTTAAAACCAAATCAGCCATTTCGCCCATAATCAAGCGCAATACTGGACTAGGCAGTGGCAAAATAGCTGGACGCCGTAAGGTAGTGGCTAATTGCTGAGTAAATTCTGAGTTAGTTACAGGGTAGGGAGCAGTTGCATTAAAAGCGCCTTGTAATGTGGGGTGCAATAATAAAAAGTCGATTAAACCCACCATATCTTCTATATGGATCCATGACATATATTGTTGACCTGATCCTATTTTACCACCTAAGCCCAATTTAAATGGCAATAACATTCGCTTTAAAGCACCGCCTTGTTTGGCTAATACTATGCCAGTACGCAATAAGCACACCCTAGTTGTTGCAGAAGAAGCCTGTAGGGCTATTTCTTCCCAACGTTGGCAAAGGGTATGACTAAAGTCAGCGAAAGGGTGAGAGTAATCTTCAGTTATTATTTGCTGATTTTGGGCGCCATAATAACCAATAGCTGAGCCGCTAATAAATATACCAGGTGGAGTGTTGGCGGTTGAGATAGCCTGGTAAAGTTGCTCGGTTAATTGCCAACGACTTTGACATAATAGCTGTTTGTGCTTCGCAGACCAGCGTTTGCCAAGAATAGGTTCACCGGCTAGGTTAATAACAGCATCTAGCTGGTTAAAATCAACTTGGCTTAACTCGGTTACAGCGGCTATACCTTGGCTAACAAGCTGCTCAGCATTGACTGCACTACGAGTTAAAGCAATAAGCTGATGTTGTTCTTGCCAGAACTTGATTAATGCTGAGCCGATTAAGCCGGTAGCACCTGTAATTAATATTTTCATTGCTAAATCTATATTGGTTAAGCTAATAACAGTATAGAGCTTATTTTGCTATCGATAGGGTTAAAGACACTGAATCAGCAAATCGTAAAGCAAAAGGCTTATCTACTTCCACTTCTGCGTAACTCACGCTAGCATGCTCTGCGGCAATACTGAGCACATCGGCGGTTAATTTCTCTAGCAATGAAAACCGATTTTGCTCCACTAAAGTAATAATTTTTTTTGTGATAGTACGGTAATTTAAAGCCTTTGCCATGTCGTCCGTTTGGGCCGCATCTTGAGCACAGTAATGGATCT
This window harbors:
- a CDS encoding ABC transporter permease, whose translation is MWASIAWRLFWRELKQGELWVIAFSLFLAVASVVSLSGITQGVETALQQRSAQFIAADKVLGSSIPFSDDIIVKATEHNLTTAKQMQFDSMVFAGDKMQLVTVKAVSDAYPLRGALLLNRSLNVGDGFEHKRPLQQVWLEPRLFELLSIKPGAQIELGAAKFTVAGIIKSEPDAPLSVFTAAPRLLMNIADIPATEIVQPGSRISYRYLFSGASNDLARFEAALNTNLSVHHKWQDLDSESAIGSALNRAERFLLLAGLLGIVLAACASAVAANRYGQRHIQAVAVIKALGASTQQVRLIYGSHLALVTVFSLVIGLVVGQVAIAVAQWGIQQYFADFIAELNFRPIVLGAITCIICATLFAGRPLWLLSNTAAMVVLKRPSGLEFKIDILQFVTGGLAVFLLMWLFSGELLLSLGLFILCLLFSIILLLCAAAIVRLAKPMAAGQSSASRLALANLRRRLWANSFQLITFSLAIFLFLLLYFLRTELMEQWQKQIPDGAPNHFLVNVTKSQQQQLTAFAAEHNLTLDAFYPVVRGRLTTINGQVVTEAASKEETGEQRVGVGRELNLTWLTELPTNNELVEGLWFTEASKAEVSIEAQLAERLGLKLNDKLSFSIGGQQVSAVVSSIRSVDWNSLQPNFYMILSPDVLADFPSTAITAFYLAPDKQLLLNKLARLMPTVTVISVDAIIKQVNAIISQVSLALSFILIIIALAAGLVLIAQVQATLEQREQELAILRTLGAQYAFLRNALLLEFALLGALAGSFATVLAEILLFVIQQRVFNLAFQPHWQLWWLGPTIGVIMVTVLGWWQLKRLLQIPSGLLVRKVLTG
- the folX gene encoding dihydroneopterin triphosphate 2'-epimerase; protein product: MQLNNSAIIKIKNLRLRTYIGINEDEIKNKQDIIINAKIHYCAQDAAQTDDMAKALNYRTITKKIITLVEQNRFSLLEKLTADVLSIAAEHASVSYAEVEVDKPFALRFADSVSLTLSIAK
- a CDS encoding TIGR01777 family oxidoreductase; the protein is MKILITGATGLIGSALIKFWQEQHQLIALTRSAVNAEQLVSQGIAAVTELSQVDFNQLDAVINLAGEPILGKRWSAKHKQLLCQSRWQLTEQLYQAISTANTPPGIFISGSAIGYYGAQNQQIITEDYSHPFADFSHTLCQRWEEIALQASSATTRVCLLRTGIVLAKQGGALKRMLLPFKLGLGGKIGSGQQYMSWIHIEDMVGLIDFLLLHPTLQGAFNATAPYPVTNSEFTQQLATTLRRPAILPLPSPVLRLIMGEMADLVLNSQRVVPARLTAASFQFAYPQLDDALTAILAR